The following are encoded in a window of Streptomyces sp. 11x1 genomic DNA:
- a CDS encoding glycoside hydrolase has translation MAHRTRTRRLLGAIGITALATGTAMATTSLPMAHADTSAPAAASVTVSPDPSYKGQSFEGWGTSLVWFANATGDYPPAIREKLAKLLFGEDGLNLNIARYNIGGGNAPDVKDYLRAGGAVEGWWKAPAGTTREDVDWWSADDKKDWKKNADATQRWWVDRIKKDITHWETFSNSPPWFMTESGYVSGGFDASKDQLKEESVEDFAKYLVGATERLEKAHGIKVDTLDPFNEPNTNYWGTKLGADGQPTGGRQEGAHMGPELQQKVLRALGPVLDDSRSRAKISAMDETNPGTFATNWNSYPEEVRDLVDQMNVHTYGTSQRTTVRDLAKAADKPLWMSEVEGDWGDGQNFTDMRPGLGLAQRIVDDLRELEPQAWVFWQPVEDYDNMKPGGESEKGGNWGSIQLSFACGKSDTLKTCPIYTNTKFDTARNFTHYIKPGDRLIKTNDESSTAAVAKKGDKATVVHVNSTSESRAVTVDLSKFGKVSKKATITPVVTDAAGKLIRKKAVKVTGKKATITVPAQSVTSFLVNGVSGVATAKAELQDSHSYTLTGVQSGKNLAVGPDGKSLVIKTPSTAAGNAQQWTLDRIGKGATDNRTRYALTQPTSKKRLAIRFDSLVVERDTATRDEAAQWILSSTGNGTWTLVNVATGQLPDVHGQSTNDGAGVGVWTPNSGLNQRWKLTDVTPAPAS, from the coding sequence ATGGCACACCGCACCCGTACGAGACGGCTCCTCGGAGCCATCGGCATCACGGCCCTGGCCACCGGCACGGCCATGGCCACGACCTCCCTGCCGATGGCGCACGCCGACACGTCGGCCCCCGCCGCCGCGTCCGTGACGGTCAGCCCCGACCCCTCCTACAAGGGCCAGAGCTTCGAGGGCTGGGGCACCAGCCTGGTCTGGTTCGCCAACGCGACCGGCGACTACCCGCCCGCGATACGCGAGAAGCTCGCCAAGCTCCTCTTCGGCGAGGACGGCCTCAACCTCAACATCGCCCGCTACAACATCGGCGGCGGCAACGCCCCCGACGTCAAGGACTACCTGCGGGCCGGCGGCGCGGTCGAGGGCTGGTGGAAGGCCCCGGCGGGCACCACCCGCGAGGACGTCGACTGGTGGAGCGCCGACGACAAGAAGGACTGGAAGAAGAACGCCGACGCCACCCAGCGCTGGTGGGTCGACCGCATCAAGAAGGACATCACGCACTGGGAGACCTTCAGCAACTCCCCGCCGTGGTTCATGACGGAGAGCGGCTACGTCTCCGGCGGCTTCGACGCCTCGAAGGACCAGCTGAAGGAAGAGTCGGTCGAGGACTTCGCCAAGTACCTGGTCGGTGCCACCGAGCGCCTGGAGAAGGCGCACGGCATCAAGGTCGACACCCTCGACCCGTTCAACGAGCCCAACACCAACTACTGGGGCACCAAGCTCGGCGCCGACGGCCAGCCGACCGGCGGCCGCCAGGAGGGCGCACACATGGGCCCCGAGCTCCAGCAGAAGGTCCTCAGGGCGCTCGGCCCGGTCCTGGACGACTCCCGCAGCCGCGCGAAGATCTCCGCGATGGACGAGACGAACCCCGGCACGTTCGCCACGAACTGGAACTCCTACCCCGAGGAGGTCCGTGACCTGGTCGACCAGATGAACGTCCACACCTACGGCACCAGCCAGCGCACCACGGTCCGCGACCTCGCCAAGGCCGCCGACAAGCCGCTGTGGATGAGCGAGGTCGAGGGCGACTGGGGCGACGGTCAGAATTTCACCGACATGCGCCCCGGACTGGGCCTCGCCCAGCGCATCGTCGACGACCTGCGCGAACTGGAGCCCCAGGCATGGGTCTTCTGGCAGCCGGTCGAGGACTACGACAACATGAAGCCGGGCGGTGAGTCGGAGAAGGGCGGCAACTGGGGCTCGATCCAACTCTCCTTCGCCTGCGGCAAGTCAGACACCCTCAAGACCTGCCCCATCTACACGAACACCAAGTTCGACACGGCCCGCAACTTCACGCACTACATCAAGCCGGGCGACCGTCTGATCAAGACCAATGACGAGTCGAGCACGGCCGCGGTGGCGAAGAAGGGCGACAAGGCGACGGTCGTCCACGTCAACAGCACCTCCGAGTCCCGCGCGGTGACGGTCGACCTCTCGAAGTTCGGCAAGGTCTCCAAGAAGGCGACGATCACCCCGGTGGTCACGGACGCCGCCGGCAAGCTGATCCGCAAGAAGGCGGTGAAGGTCACCGGCAAGAAGGCGACGATCACGGTCCCGGCCCAGTCCGTGACCTCCTTCCTGGTCAACGGCGTCTCGGGGGTGGCGACCGCCAAGGCCGAACTCCAGGACAGCCACAGCTACACCCTGACGGGCGTCCAGAGCGGCAAGAACCTGGCCGTGGGCCCCGACGGCAAGAGCCTGGTCATCAAGACGCCGAGCACGGCGGCCGGCAACGCCCAGCAGTGGACCCTGGACCGTATCGGCAAGGGCGCGACCGACAACCGCACGCGCTACGCCCTGACGCAGCCGACCTCGAAGAAGCGCCTGGCCATCCGCTTCGACTCCCTGGTGGTGGAACGCGACACGGCCACGCGCGACGAGGCCGCCCAGTGGATCCTGTCCTCGACGGGCAACGGCACATGGACCCTGGTGAACGTGGCCACGGGCCAACTCCCGGACGTACACGGCCAGTCGACGAACGACGGCGCGGGCGTCGGAGTCTGGACCCCGAACTCGGGCCTGAACCAGCGCTGGAAGCTGACGGATGTGACGCCGGCCCCGGCTTCATAG
- a CDS encoding LacI family DNA-binding transcriptional regulator, whose amino-acid sequence MGDVARIAGVSAQTVSRVSNGFAGVNEDTRRQVLDAMRELGYRPNSAARALRRGEFRTLGVITFSLSTLGNIRTLDAIATSAAREGYAVTLLPVAVPTQDEVNGAFSRLGELAVDAVIVIMEVHLLDAATVSVPPGVQVVVADSDAGDRYTVVDTDQAGGARDAVRHLLELGHGTVWHLAGPEDSFAAQRRANAWRATLAEAGVADAPPLVRGDWSAESGYRAGLRIAEEADCTAVFVANDQMALGLLRALNERGRRVPEDVSVVGFDDIPEAASFLPPLTTVHQDFAEVGRLCVEGVLRKMREGGREGDETEGHGTTLVPTRLVRRRSTAPPPGSAR is encoded by the coding sequence ATGGGAGACGTCGCACGGATCGCCGGGGTCTCCGCCCAGACCGTCTCCCGGGTCTCCAACGGGTTCGCCGGCGTCAACGAGGACACCCGCCGGCAGGTCCTCGACGCCATGCGGGAACTGGGGTACCGGCCCAACAGCGCGGCGCGGGCCCTGCGGCGCGGGGAGTTCCGGACCCTCGGGGTGATCACCTTCTCCCTCTCCACCCTCGGGAACATCCGCACGCTCGACGCCATCGCCACGTCCGCCGCGCGGGAGGGGTACGCCGTCACGCTGCTGCCCGTCGCCGTGCCGACGCAGGACGAGGTGAACGGGGCGTTCTCCCGGCTCGGGGAGCTGGCCGTGGACGCCGTGATCGTGATCATGGAGGTGCATCTGCTGGACGCGGCGACCGTGTCCGTGCCGCCCGGGGTGCAGGTCGTGGTCGCCGACTCCGACGCCGGGGACCGGTACACCGTCGTCGACACCGACCAGGCGGGGGGCGCGCGGGACGCCGTACGGCATCTGCTGGAGCTGGGGCACGGGACCGTGTGGCATCTGGCGGGGCCCGAGGACTCGTTCGCGGCGCAGCGGCGGGCGAACGCGTGGCGCGCCACGCTCGCCGAGGCGGGCGTGGCGGACGCGCCGCCGCTGGTGCGCGGCGACTGGTCGGCCGAGTCCGGCTACCGGGCCGGGTTGCGGATCGCCGAGGAGGCGGACTGCACGGCCGTGTTCGTCGCGAACGATCAGATGGCGCTGGGGTTGTTGCGGGCGCTGAACGAGCGGGGGCGGCGGGTGCCCGAGGACGTGAGCGTCGTCGGGTTCGACGACATTCCCGAGGCCGCGTCGTTCCTGCCGCCCCTGACCACGGTCCACCAGGACTTCGCGGAGGTGGGGCGATTGTGTGTGGAGGGGGTGCTCCGCAAGATGCGGGAGGGTGGGCGAGAGGGGGACGAGACGGAAGGGCACGGGACGACGCTCGTGCCGACGCGGCTCGTACGGCGGCGGAGTACGGCGCCGCCGCCGGGGTCCGCCCGCTGA